From a region of the Candidatus Pantoea bituminis genome:
- the apt gene encoding adenine phosphoribosyltransferase → MTDTAQQLEYIKNSIKSISDYPKPGILFRDVTSLLEDPKAYAASIALLVERYRNKGITKVVGTEARGFLFGAPVALGLGVGFVPVRKPGKLPRETYSETYELEYGTDQLELHKDAIQPGDVVLVVDDLLATGGTIEATVKLIRRAGGEVTDAAFIINLFDLTGETRLKALGVECYSLVNFPGH, encoded by the coding sequence ATGACCGACACTGCGCAGCAGCTTGAATACATTAAAAACAGCATCAAAAGCATTTCTGATTACCCGAAACCGGGCATCCTGTTTCGTGACGTCACCAGTTTGCTGGAAGATCCAAAAGCCTATGCGGCGTCAATCGCGCTGCTGGTCGAGCGTTATCGCAACAAAGGCATCACTAAAGTTGTAGGAACCGAAGCGCGTGGTTTTCTGTTTGGTGCGCCAGTGGCGTTAGGTTTGGGCGTGGGATTTGTCCCCGTGCGTAAACCGGGCAAACTGCCGCGCGAAACTTACAGCGAAACCTATGAGCTGGAATACGGCACCGACCAACTGGAGCTGCACAAAGATGCTATCCAACCGGGCGATGTGGTGTTAGTAGTTGATGATCTACTGGCAACCGGCGGCACCATTGAAGCGACAGTGAAATTGATTCGTCGTGCCGGTGGTGAAGTTACGGATGCCGCTTTCATCATTAATCTGTTTGATTTAACGGGCGAAACCCGCCTAAAAGCGCTTGGCGTAGAGTGCTACAGTCTGGTCAACTTCCCCGGCCACTAA